Proteins encoded within one genomic window of Brienomyrus brachyistius isolate T26 chromosome 22, BBRACH_0.4, whole genome shotgun sequence:
- the zgc:86896 gene encoding actin-related protein 2/3 complex subunit 1A-A — MSLYSFGLEPVSCHAWNKDRTQIAISPNSSEVHIYQKSGKDWIKIHELTEHSGRITGIDWAPESNRIVSCASDRNAYVWTLKEGAWKPTLVLVRINRAATCVKWSPQENKFALGSGAKLISVCYFEKENDWWLSKHIKKTICSTVLSLDWHPNNVLLAAGSADLHCRIFSAYIKDIEERPGPTPWGAKMPFGEMLLEQRDCGGWVHGVSFSPSGDRLAWVSHNSSIGVVDAPSGKEVTQLATELLPQLSVLFVSETEIVAAGHDCCPFQYSYKGPRELSLVKKLDVPKQASRGGLSAMQHFRNLDKKAITEEEQNELESLHQNSITQLRIVDGPKTKVGRFSSVGLDGAVVVWDFKH, encoded by the exons ATGTCCCTCTACAGCTTTGGACTGGAGCCGGTGTCCTGCCACGCCTGGAACAAAGACCGCACAC AAATTGCCATAAGCCCCAACAGCAGTGAGGTGCACATCTACCAGAAGAGCGGGAAGGACTGGATCAAAATCCATGAGCTGACCGAGCACAGCGGCCGCATCACAG GCATTGACTGGGCACCAGAGTCCAACCGCATAGTGAGCTGTGCCTCGGACAGGAACGCCTATGTGTGGACCCTGAAGGAGGGCGCATGGAAACCCACGCTGGTGCTGGTTCGCATCAACAGGGCCGCCACTTGTGTCAAATGGTCCCCGCAGGAGAACAAGTTCGCCCTGGGCAGCGGGGCCAAGCTGATTTCCGTATGCTATTTCGAGAAAGAAAATGACTG GTGGCTCAGTAAACACATCAAGAAAACCATCTGCTCCACTGTGCTGAgcctggactggcatcccaacaATGTGTTACTGGCGGCTGGCTCTGCGGACCTTCATTGCAG GATTTTCTCCGCCTACATCAAGGACATCGAAGAGAGGCCAGGACCCACACCCTGGGGGGCCAAGATGCCTTTCGGGGAGATGCTCCTGGAGCAAAGGGACTGTGGCGGCTGGGTGCACGGCGTGAGCTTCTCTCCATCTGGCGACCGCCTGGCTTGGGTTAGCCACAACAGCAGCATCGGTGTGGTCGACGCCCCCAGTGGTAAAGA AGTCACCCAACTGGCCACGGAGCTCCTCCCCCAACTGAGCGTCCTGTTTGTCAGTGAGACGGAGATAGTGGCGGCG GGTCACGACTGCTGCCCTTTCCAGTACTCCTACAAGGGCCCCAGGGAGCTGAGCTTGGTGAAGAAGCTGGACGTCCCCAAGCAGGCGTCTCGCGGCGGCCTGTCGGCCATGCAGCACTTCCGTAACCTGGACAAGAAGGCCATAACCGAGGAGGAGCAGAACGAGCTGGAGAGCCTGCACCAGAACTCCATCAC CCAGCTGCGCATCGTGGATGGACCCAAGACCAAGGTCGGCAGGTTCAGCAGCGTGGGCCTGGATGGGGCCGTGGTCGTTTGGGACTTCAAG CACTGA
- the slc16a6b gene encoding solute carrier family 16 member 6b isoform X1 — translation MKAWRSRVTGCLGPNVYVQEPDGGWGWVVAGAFFFVEAFTYGFIKSFGVFLPDLIRDFGESNSRVSWIISICVFVMTFTAPLSSVLTGRFGYRLVVIAGGILTCLGTMATAFTSSINQMYATMAISGLGYCLTFLPTVTILSLYFSRRRSLVTAVASTGESFSIFALAPAFAALKEHLGWRYCLLLAGLLQSSLVVCGVLLRPIVLKPKGVEGTGPEDPLTGPLENELTCTLENELTCTSVSSGDSGLQSMSASCPTLAVEEKFLPAEEEVPLKRAEGLQGAPMSARPRLLDFSTLRDGGFLCYAAFGLFATLGFFAPQLYVIPLGVSRGVAMEHTAALLSTMAVAEVLGRLCVGVLLGRLPVRKLYALGVCVAALALVLAAFPSAAGFWGLSTCCALFGFLLGTVASTHIPMLAEDDVVGVERMPAAVGVYVFIQSFAGLAGPPLGGFLVDLTQNYGSAFYSCAAGMALGAVFLGCVLPARRATCLPGPPRAEDTPSKDEALQDAPVDFVELDLAPDASPAELEMSEIGTWGGRLNTSGADAASREQMRACDAVRCSTETARKGQLTACDAERCSTETARTGQLTARDARDNVTL, via the exons ATGAAAGCATGGAGATCGAGGGTGACGGGCTGTCTGGGGCCGAACGTGTACGTCCAGGAGCCAGATGGGGGCTGGGGCTGGGTGGTGGCTGGGGCTTTCTTCTTCGTGGAGGCCTTCACCTACGGCTTCATCAAGAGCTTCGGCGTCTTCCTGCCCGACCTTATTAGAGACTTCGGCGAGAGCAACAGCCGCGTGTCCTGGATCATCTCCATCTGCGTGTTCGTCATGACCTTCACAG CACCGCTCTCCTCAGTGCTGACAGGCCGGTTCGGCTATCGGCTCGTCGTCATTGCCGGAGGTATCCTTACCTGCCTGGGCACCATGGCGACCGCCTTCACCAGCTCCATCAACCAGATGTACGCCACCATGGCCATATCAG GCCTCGGCTACTGCCTCACCTTCCTGCCGACCGTCACCATCCTGTCGCTGTACTTCAGCCGCCGGCGTTCGCTCGTCACCGCCGTCGCTTCCACAGGGGAATCCTTTTCCATATTCGCGCTCGCTCCAG CTTTTGCGGCCCTGAAGGAGCACCTGGGCTGGCGCTACTGCCTCCTGCTGGCCGGGCTGCTGCAGTCCAGCCTTGTGGTGTGCGGGGTCCTGCTGAGGCCCATCGTGCTGAAGCCCAAGGGCGTGGAAGGAACCGGCCCTGAGGACCCCTTGACGGGGCCACTGGAGAACGAGCTCACCTGCACCCTGGAGAACGAGCTCACCTGCACGTCTGTCAGCTCTGGGGATTCGGGCCTCCAGTCCATGTCTGCCTCCTGTCCCACGCTAGCTGTGGAGGAGAAGTTCCTGCCCGCAGAGGAGGAGGTCCCTCTGAAGCGGGCCGAGGGCCTCCAGGGGGCGCCGATGTCGGCACGACCGCGGCTGCTGGACTTCTCCACGCTGCGGGACGGCGGCTTCCTGTGCTACGCAGCCTTCGGCCTTTTCGCCACACTGGGCTTCTTCGCGCCGCAGCTGTACGTGATCCCGCTGGGGGTGAGCCGGGGCGTAGCCATGGAGCACACCGCCGCCCTTCTGTCCACCATGGCGGTGGCCGAGGTGCTGGGCCGGCTCTGCGTGGGCGTCCTGCTGGGCCGGCTGCCCGTGCGGAAGCTCTACGCCCTGGGGGTCTGCGTGGCGGCCCTGGCTCTGGTGCTGGCGGCCTTTCCCAGCGCCGCCGGCTTCTGGGGCCTGAGCACCTGCTGCGCTCTCTTCGGCTTCCTGCTCGGCACCGTGGCCTCCACCCACATCCCCATGCTGGCCGAGGACGACGTGGTGGGCGTGGAGCGCATGCCCGCGGCCGTCGGCGTCTACGTCTTCATACAGAGCTTCGCCGGGCTGGCAGGACCGCCTCTGGGAG GGTTCCTGGTGGACCTCACACAGAACTACGGCTCGGCTTTCTACTCGTGTGCGGCCGGCATGGCACTGGGAGCGGTCTTCCTGGGGTGCGTGTTGCCTGCCAGGAGGGCCACCTGCCTACCGGGGCCCCCCCGGGCCGAAGACACGCCCAGCAAGGACGAGGCCCTCCAGGATGCACCTGTGGACTTCGTGGAGCTGGACCTGGCGCCGGACGCCAGCCCGGCCGAGCTGGAGATGAGCGAGATCGGCACCTGGGGGGGGCGTCTTAATACCTCAGGGGCGGACGCTGCTTCCCGTGAACAAATGAGAGCGTGCGATGCTGTGCGCTGTAGCACAGAGACTGCGCGCAAAGGTCAGCTGACTGCGTGCGATGCTGAGCGCTGTAGCACAGAGACTGCGCGCACAGGTCAGCTGACTGCGCGTGACGCCCGAGACAACGTCACACTATGA
- the slc16a6b gene encoding solute carrier family 16 member 6b isoform X2 encodes MKAWRSRVTGCLGPNVYVQEPDGGWGWVVAGAFFFVEAFTYGFIKSFGVFLPDLIRDFGESNSRVSWIISICVFVMTFTAPLSSVLTGRFGYRLVVIAGGILTCLGTMATAFTSSINQMYATMAISGLGYCLTFLPTVTILSLYFSRRRSLVTAVASTGESFSIFALAPAFAALKEHLGWRYCLLLAGLLQSSLVVCGVLLRPIVLKPKGVEGTGPEDPLTGPLENELTCTLENELTCTSVSSGDSGLQSMSASCPTLAVEEKFLPAEEEVPLKRAEGLQGAPMSARPRLLDFSTLRDGGFLCYAAFGLFATLGFFAPQLYVIPLGVSRGVAMEHTAALLSTMAVAEVLGRLCVGVLLGRLPVRKLYALGVCVAALALVLAAFPSAAGFWGLSTCCALFGFLLGTVASTHIPMLAEDDVVGVERMPAAVGVYVFIQSFAGLAGPPLGGFLVDLTQNYGSAFYSCAAGMALGAVFLGCVLPARRATCLPGPPRAEDTPSKDEALQDAPVDFVELDLAPDASPAELEMSEIGTWGGRLNTSGADAASREQMRACDAVRCSTETARKGQLTARDARDNVTL; translated from the exons ATGAAAGCATGGAGATCGAGGGTGACGGGCTGTCTGGGGCCGAACGTGTACGTCCAGGAGCCAGATGGGGGCTGGGGCTGGGTGGTGGCTGGGGCTTTCTTCTTCGTGGAGGCCTTCACCTACGGCTTCATCAAGAGCTTCGGCGTCTTCCTGCCCGACCTTATTAGAGACTTCGGCGAGAGCAACAGCCGCGTGTCCTGGATCATCTCCATCTGCGTGTTCGTCATGACCTTCACAG CACCGCTCTCCTCAGTGCTGACAGGCCGGTTCGGCTATCGGCTCGTCGTCATTGCCGGAGGTATCCTTACCTGCCTGGGCACCATGGCGACCGCCTTCACCAGCTCCATCAACCAGATGTACGCCACCATGGCCATATCAG GCCTCGGCTACTGCCTCACCTTCCTGCCGACCGTCACCATCCTGTCGCTGTACTTCAGCCGCCGGCGTTCGCTCGTCACCGCCGTCGCTTCCACAGGGGAATCCTTTTCCATATTCGCGCTCGCTCCAG CTTTTGCGGCCCTGAAGGAGCACCTGGGCTGGCGCTACTGCCTCCTGCTGGCCGGGCTGCTGCAGTCCAGCCTTGTGGTGTGCGGGGTCCTGCTGAGGCCCATCGTGCTGAAGCCCAAGGGCGTGGAAGGAACCGGCCCTGAGGACCCCTTGACGGGGCCACTGGAGAACGAGCTCACCTGCACCCTGGAGAACGAGCTCACCTGCACGTCTGTCAGCTCTGGGGATTCGGGCCTCCAGTCCATGTCTGCCTCCTGTCCCACGCTAGCTGTGGAGGAGAAGTTCCTGCCCGCAGAGGAGGAGGTCCCTCTGAAGCGGGCCGAGGGCCTCCAGGGGGCGCCGATGTCGGCACGACCGCGGCTGCTGGACTTCTCCACGCTGCGGGACGGCGGCTTCCTGTGCTACGCAGCCTTCGGCCTTTTCGCCACACTGGGCTTCTTCGCGCCGCAGCTGTACGTGATCCCGCTGGGGGTGAGCCGGGGCGTAGCCATGGAGCACACCGCCGCCCTTCTGTCCACCATGGCGGTGGCCGAGGTGCTGGGCCGGCTCTGCGTGGGCGTCCTGCTGGGCCGGCTGCCCGTGCGGAAGCTCTACGCCCTGGGGGTCTGCGTGGCGGCCCTGGCTCTGGTGCTGGCGGCCTTTCCCAGCGCCGCCGGCTTCTGGGGCCTGAGCACCTGCTGCGCTCTCTTCGGCTTCCTGCTCGGCACCGTGGCCTCCACCCACATCCCCATGCTGGCCGAGGACGACGTGGTGGGCGTGGAGCGCATGCCCGCGGCCGTCGGCGTCTACGTCTTCATACAGAGCTTCGCCGGGCTGGCAGGACCGCCTCTGGGAG GGTTCCTGGTGGACCTCACACAGAACTACGGCTCGGCTTTCTACTCGTGTGCGGCCGGCATGGCACTGGGAGCGGTCTTCCTGGGGTGCGTGTTGCCTGCCAGGAGGGCCACCTGCCTACCGGGGCCCCCCCGGGCCGAAGACACGCCCAGCAAGGACGAGGCCCTCCAGGATGCACCTGTGGACTTCGTGGAGCTGGACCTGGCGCCGGACGCCAGCCCGGCCGAGCTGGAGATGAGCGAGATCGGCACCTGGGGGGGGCGTCTTAATACCTCAGGGGCGGACGCTGCTTCCCGTGAACAAATGAGAGCGTGCGATGCTGTGCGCTGTAGCACAGAGACTGCGCGCAAAG GTCAGCTGACTGCGCGTGACGCCCGAGACAACGTCACACTATGA